In the genome of Perca fluviatilis chromosome 4, GENO_Pfluv_1.0, whole genome shotgun sequence, one region contains:
- the LOC120556932 gene encoding green-sensitive opsin-like has protein sequence MVWDGGFQPNGTEGKNFYIPMSNKTGVVRSPFEYQQYYMVDPIMFKLLAFYMFFLICTGTPINVLTLYVTATNKKLRQPLNYILVNLAVAGLIMCMFGFTITIISAFSGYFILGATSCAVEGFMATLGGEVALWSLVVLAVERYIVVCKPMGSFKFSGTHAGAGVLFTWIMAFACAGPPLFGWSRYIPEGMQCSCGPDYYTLAPGYNNESYVIYMFTVHFFTPVFIIFFSYGCLVLTVKAAAAKQQESESTQKAEREVTRMCFLMVMGFLVAWVPYASFAGWIFLNKGAYFSPLTAAIPAFFAKSSALYNPVIYVLMNKQFRNCMLSSVGMGGSVEDETSVSASKTEVSSVS, from the exons ATGGTTTGGGACGGAGGATTCCAGCCCAATGGCACAGAAGGCAAGAACTTCTACATCCCTATGTCCAATAAGACTGGGGTTGTTAGAAGTCCTTTTGAATACCAACAGTATTATATGGTAGATCCCATCATGTTCAAGCTTCTAGCTTTCTACATGTTCTTCTTGATCTGCACTGGAACTCCCATCAATGTTCTGACATTGTATGTAACGGCTACAAACAAGAAGCTCCGGCAACCTCTCAACTACATCCTGGTCAACCTTGCTGTGGCTGGACTGATCATGTGCATGTTCGGATTCACTATCACCATCATATCTGCTTTCAGTGGCTACTTCATTCTCGGAGCCACTTCCTGTGCTGTTGAGGGATTCATGGCCACACTTGGAG GTGAAGTTGCTCTATGGTCCCTTGTAGTCCTGGCTGTTGAGAGATACATTGTCGTCTGCAAACCCATGGGAAGCTTCAAGTTCAGTGGAACTCATGCAGGAGCTGGAGTGCTTTTCACCTGGATCATGGCTTTTGCATGCGCTGGACCCCCACTGTTTGGCTGGTCCAG GTACATTCCTGAGGGCATGCAGTGCTCCTGTGGACCTGACTACTACACTCTGGCTCCAGGCTACAACAATGAATCATATGTCATCTACATGTTTACTGTCCACTTCTTCACTCCCGTCTTCATAATTTTCTTCAGTTATGGATGCCTTGTCCTGACAGTCAAAGCT GCCGCCGCCAAGCAGCAGGAGTCAGAGTCCACCCAGAAGGCAGAGAGGGAAGTAACACGCATGTGCTTCTTGATGGTTATGGGCTTCCTAGTAGCCTGGGTGCCATATGCCTCTTTCGCCGGTTGGATCTTCCTGAACAAGGGAGCTTACTTCTCCCCCCTGACAGCAGCTATACCCGCCTTCTTTGCAAAGAGCTCAGCATTGTACAACCCTGTTATCTACGTGCTGATGAACAAACAG TTCCGTAACTGCATGCTGAGCTCTGTTGGAATGGGTGGCTCGGTGGAGGATGAGACTTCAGTCTCTGCCAGCAAGACAGAAGTGTCCTCTGTGTCTTAA